Proteins encoded within one genomic window of Thermococcus celer Vu 13 = JCM 8558:
- the gcvPA gene encoding aminomethyl-transferring glycine dehydrogenase subunit GcvPA, producing MGKHYIPNSADREEMLKEMGLSSIEELFSDVPKGMVKEFNLPEGKSEYEVFLELNEVLSKNRTVLEMPSFLGAGTYFHYVPAHVRYLIERSEFLTAYTPYQPEISQGMLQALFEYQSLIAELVGLPIVNSSMYDWGTAMAEAALMSARVTKRNKFVVPRHLSPEKRRILGTYTTGPGLEVVEVPWNERGQMDLEKLKEAVEGAAGVYVEVPNFFGLLEEDVREIGEIAHEAGALFVVGVDPTILGIVEAPGELGADVVVGEAAYFGNPMNFGGPRAGIFATRNDRKLVRQMPGRIIGMTRTADGERAFVMTLQTREQHIRRAKATSNICSNEALVAVAAAIHLATLGPKGLRELGETVLKNTAYLKKRLSEIAEVPFEGVNFKDVLLRFEKPYGKIHEALLERNIHGGYYVGEHFPELGESALFAATETTKKEWIDALVEALKEVA from the coding sequence ATGGGAAAACACTACATACCGAACTCCGCCGATAGGGAGGAGATGCTAAAAGAAATGGGGCTCTCCTCCATCGAAGAGCTCTTTTCGGACGTTCCCAAGGGGATGGTTAAGGAGTTCAACCTGCCCGAGGGAAAGAGCGAGTACGAGGTCTTTCTCGAGCTCAACGAGGTCCTCTCCAAGAACCGAACAGTCCTCGAGATGCCCAGCTTCCTTGGAGCGGGCACGTACTTCCACTACGTTCCGGCGCACGTTAGGTACCTCATCGAGAGGAGCGAGTTCCTCACCGCCTACACTCCCTACCAGCCGGAGATAAGTCAGGGAATGCTCCAGGCGCTCTTCGAGTACCAGAGCCTCATAGCCGAACTCGTGGGCCTGCCGATAGTTAACTCCTCGATGTACGACTGGGGAACGGCCATGGCCGAGGCGGCCCTGATGAGCGCCCGCGTAACAAAGAGAAATAAGTTCGTGGTGCCGAGACACCTCAGCCCGGAGAAGAGGCGGATCCTCGGAACGTACACGACGGGCCCCGGGCTCGAGGTCGTGGAGGTTCCGTGGAACGAGAGGGGTCAGATGGATCTCGAGAAGCTTAAGGAAGCGGTCGAGGGCGCGGCCGGCGTCTACGTCGAGGTTCCCAACTTCTTCGGCCTACTCGAGGAGGACGTCAGGGAGATAGGGGAGATTGCCCACGAGGCCGGGGCGCTGTTCGTAGTTGGCGTCGACCCGACGATACTCGGCATCGTCGAGGCCCCGGGAGAGCTCGGCGCCGATGTGGTCGTCGGCGAGGCCGCCTACTTCGGCAACCCCATGAACTTCGGAGGACCGAGGGCTGGAATCTTCGCGACGAGGAACGACAGGAAACTCGTCCGCCAGATGCCCGGAAGGATAATAGGCATGACCAGGACCGCCGACGGAGAGAGGGCCTTCGTGATGACCCTCCAGACGAGGGAACAACACATCCGCAGGGCGAAGGCCACCTCCAACATCTGCTCGAACGAGGCCCTCGTGGCCGTCGCGGCCGCGATTCACCTGGCCACCCTCGGGCCGAAGGGACTGAGGGAGCTCGGTGAGACGGTACTAAAGAACACCGCCTACCTCAAGAAACGTCTTAGTGAGATCGCGGAGGTTCCCTTTGAGGGCGTTAACTTCAAGGACGTCCTCCTGAGGTTCGAAAAGCCCTACGGGAAGATACACGAGGCCCTTTTGGAGAGAAACATCCACGGCGGCTACTACGTGGGAGAACACTTCCCGGAGCTCGGCGAGAGCGCCCTGTTCGCCGCCACGGAGACTACGAAGAAGGAATGGATCGATGCGCTCGTAGAGGCCCTGAAGGAGGTGGCCTGA
- the gcvPB gene encoding aminomethyl-transferring glycine dehydrogenase subunit GcvPB, which produces MFRQAKWDEPLIFELSRAGRVGYTLPKPIEDVEVEIPEKLRRKSPLDLPELSEPEVVRHYTRLSEMNYGVDSGIYPLGSCTMKYNPKINEEMANHPGVAYVHPYQDERTVQGALKVMWELEQWLKEITGMDRFTLQPAAGANGEFTGVSIIRAYHIDRGDTERTEMLVPDSAHGTNPASAAMAGFKVVEIPSNENGTVDLEALESAVSERTAGLMLTNPNTLGIFEDEILEIARIVHEAGGLLYYDGANLNGILGKVRPGDMGFDVVHLNLHKTFSTPHGGGGPGSGPVGVKDFLKDYLPVPLVGYDEENDRYYLDYDVPKSIGKVKELYGNFAVMVRALTYLKVMGADGLREASEVAVLNANYIAKKLKGTKGYELPHKELRKHEVVFSAEPMKRETGVKALDVAKRLLDFGLHAPTIYFPLIVHEALMIEPTETVSREELDAYVEALRRISDEAYSNPEIVKAAPHNTAVRRVDDVIAAKRPIITWRMYRELGEKGDIDI; this is translated from the coding sequence ATGTTCCGCCAGGCTAAGTGGGACGAACCCCTTATCTTCGAGCTCTCCCGCGCGGGGAGGGTCGGCTACACACTTCCGAAGCCGATCGAGGACGTTGAAGTTGAAATTCCAGAGAAGCTGAGGAGGAAGAGCCCGCTCGACCTTCCGGAGCTGAGCGAGCCCGAGGTGGTGAGGCACTACACGCGCCTTAGCGAGATGAACTACGGCGTCGACAGCGGCATCTACCCGCTCGGCTCCTGCACCATGAAGTACAACCCCAAGATAAACGAGGAGATGGCCAATCATCCCGGCGTTGCCTACGTCCACCCCTACCAGGATGAGAGAACCGTTCAGGGAGCGCTTAAGGTGATGTGGGAACTGGAGCAATGGCTCAAGGAGATAACCGGGATGGACCGCTTCACCCTCCAGCCGGCCGCGGGTGCCAACGGGGAGTTCACGGGCGTTTCAATAATAAGGGCCTACCACATCGACAGGGGCGACACGGAGAGGACGGAGATGCTCGTTCCCGATTCCGCCCACGGAACGAACCCGGCGAGTGCCGCGATGGCCGGCTTCAAGGTCGTCGAGATACCCTCGAACGAGAACGGGACCGTTGACCTTGAGGCCCTCGAGAGCGCGGTGAGCGAGAGAACCGCGGGTTTGATGCTCACCAACCCCAACACCCTCGGCATCTTCGAGGACGAGATACTCGAGATAGCGAGGATAGTCCACGAGGCCGGCGGCCTCCTCTACTACGACGGGGCAAACCTGAACGGAATCCTCGGCAAGGTTCGGCCCGGCGACATGGGCTTCGACGTCGTCCACCTTAACCTCCACAAGACCTTCTCGACGCCCCACGGCGGCGGCGGTCCCGGAAGCGGGCCCGTTGGCGTTAAGGACTTCCTCAAGGACTACCTCCCGGTGCCCCTCGTGGGCTACGACGAGGAGAACGACCGCTACTACCTCGACTACGACGTCCCCAAGAGCATAGGAAAGGTGAAGGAGCTCTACGGCAACTTCGCGGTTATGGTCAGGGCGTTGACCTACCTCAAGGTTATGGGGGCCGACGGGCTCAGGGAGGCCAGTGAAGTTGCTGTTCTCAACGCCAACTACATCGCCAAAAAGCTCAAGGGGACAAAAGGTTACGAGTTGCCTCACAAGGAGCTCAGGAAGCACGAGGTCGTGTTCTCCGCGGAGCCTATGAAGAGGGAGACGGGCGTAAAGGCCCTTGACGTGGCGAAGAGACTGCTCGACTTCGGCCTTCACGCGCCGACGATATACTTCCCGCTGATAGTCCATGAGGCCCTCATGATAGAGCCCACGGAGACAGTCAGCAGAGAGGAGCTCGACGCCTACGTAGAGGCTCTGAGGAGGATAAGTGACGAGGCATACAGCAACCCCGAGATCGTTAAGGCCGCCCCCCACAACACCGCCGTGAGGAGGGTGGACGACGTCATAGCCGCCAAGAGGCCGATAATAACGTGGCGTATGTACAGGGAGCTGGGGGAGAAGGGGGATATTGATATTTGA
- the rpl12p gene encoding 50S ribosomal protein P1: protein MEYVYAALLLHAAGKEITEENLKAVLEAAGVSPDEARIKALVAALEGVNIDEVIEKAAMPVAAPVAVAAAPAAEAPAEEAQEEEEEEEEEASEEEALAGLGALFG, encoded by the coding sequence ATGGAGTACGTGTATGCCGCTCTGCTGCTCCACGCCGCTGGTAAGGAGATAACGGAGGAGAACCTTAAGGCTGTCCTTGAGGCCGCCGGTGTTAGCCCCGACGAGGCAAGGATAAAGGCCCTCGTTGCCGCCCTTGAGGGCGTCAACATCGACGAGGTCATCGAGAAGGCCGCCATGCCGGTTGCCGCTCCGGTGGCCGTTGCCGCCGCTCCGGCCGCTGAGGCTCCGGCCGAGGAGGCCCAGGAAGAGGAGGAAGAAGAGGAAGAGGAGGCCAGCGAGGAGGAGGCCCTCGCAGGTCTCGGCGCCCTCTTCGGTTGA
- a CDS encoding 50S ribosomal protein L10: MAHVAEWKKKEVEELVNIIKSHPVIALVDVANVPAYPLSKMREKLRGKALLRVSRNTLIELAIRRAAQELNNPDLEKLIDHIQGGAGILATEMNPFKLYKLLEESKTPAPAKAGVAVPRDVVIPAGPTSISPGPLVGEMQALGIPARIEKGKVSIQKDYTVLKAGEVITDQLARILNALGIEPLEVGLNLLAAYEDGIVYTPDVLAIDESEYINMLQQAYMHAFNLSVNTAYPTSQTIEAIIQKAFLGAKNVAVEAGYITPETVEDIFGRAIRTVLLIAQQLPEELLDEKTKELLNQQAQIAVAAQPQEEKVEEAEEEEEEEEEASEEDALAGLGALFG, translated from the coding sequence ATGGCCCACGTAGCCGAGTGGAAGAAGAAGGAGGTTGAAGAGCTCGTCAACATCATCAAGAGCCACCCAGTGATAGCGCTCGTTGACGTTGCCAACGTCCCGGCCTATCCACTGAGCAAGATGCGTGAGAAGCTCCGCGGAAAGGCGCTCCTCAGGGTCAGCAGGAACACCCTCATAGAGCTCGCCATAAGGAGGGCCGCCCAGGAACTCAACAACCCCGACCTCGAAAAGCTCATCGACCACATCCAGGGAGGGGCTGGAATCCTCGCCACCGAGATGAACCCCTTCAAGCTCTACAAACTCCTTGAGGAGAGCAAGACCCCCGCTCCTGCGAAGGCCGGTGTCGCGGTTCCCAGGGACGTTGTGATCCCGGCGGGCCCAACTTCAATCTCACCCGGTCCACTCGTCGGTGAGATGCAGGCCCTTGGCATACCCGCGAGGATAGAGAAGGGTAAGGTCAGCATCCAGAAGGACTACACCGTCCTCAAGGCCGGCGAGGTCATAACCGACCAGTTAGCCAGGATACTAAACGCCCTCGGCATAGAGCCGCTCGAGGTCGGTCTCAACCTGCTCGCGGCCTACGAGGACGGGATCGTCTACACGCCGGACGTCCTCGCGATAGACGAGAGCGAGTACATCAACATGCTCCAGCAGGCGTACATGCACGCCTTCAACCTGTCCGTCAACACGGCCTATCCGACGAGCCAGACCATCGAGGCCATCATCCAGAAGGCGTTCCTTGGAGCCAAGAACGTTGCCGTTGAGGCCGGATACATCACACCGGAGACGGTTGAGGACATCTTCGGCAGGGCCATCAGAACCGTCCTGCTCATAGCACAGCAGTTGCCCGAGGAGCTGCTCGACGAGAAGACCAAAGAGCTTTTAAACCAGCAGGCACAAATAGCCGTTGCCGCTCAGCCTCAGGAGGAGAAAGTTGAGGAGGCTGAGGAGGAAGAAGAGGAAGAGGAGGAAGCTTCCGAGGAGGACGCGCTCGCGGGACTGGGCGCGCTCTTCGGCTGA
- a CDS encoding 50S ribosomal protein L1 produces the protein MAFEKQRFVEAVKEAKARAKPRNFTQTVEMAVNLKDIDLRKPENRFKLEVVLPHGRGKEPKIAVIADGAVAEAAKKLGLDVISGEQLEELAKNPRQARKLAKNYDFFIAAAPLMPKIGRYLGRYLGPRNKMPQVVPPTMTNLEPIVARLKKTVRLQLKNNPVVHARIGTEDMDDEKLAENAEAVLNAIVNKLERGENQVKSVYIKTTMGPAVKVER, from the coding sequence ATGGCCTTTGAAAAGCAGAGATTCGTGGAAGCGGTGAAGGAGGCGAAGGCCCGGGCTAAGCCGCGCAACTTCACACAGACCGTCGAGATGGCAGTCAACCTCAAGGATATAGACCTCCGCAAGCCGGAGAACAGGTTCAAGCTCGAGGTTGTGCTGCCCCACGGTCGTGGGAAGGAGCCCAAGATCGCGGTCATCGCTGATGGTGCCGTTGCCGAGGCGGCTAAAAAGCTCGGGCTCGATGTGATTAGTGGAGAGCAACTCGAAGAACTCGCCAAGAACCCAAGGCAGGCAAGGAAACTGGCGAAGAACTACGACTTCTTCATAGCGGCCGCACCGCTGATGCCGAAGATCGGTAGGTACCTCGGTCGCTACCTGGGTCCGAGGAACAAGATGCCACAGGTGGTTCCACCGACCATGACCAACCTCGAACCCATAGTCGCCAGGCTCAAGAAGACCGTCAGGTTGCAGCTCAAGAACAACCCCGTCGTTCACGCCAGGATAGGAACCGAGGACATGGACGACGAGAAACTGGCCGAAAACGCCGAGGCGGTTCTCAACGCCATCGTCAACAAGCTGGAGCGCGGCGAGAACCAGGTGAAGTCAGTGTACATCAAGACCACCATGGGGCCGGCAGTTAAGGTGGAGAGGTGA
- a CDS encoding 50S ribosomal protein L11, translating to MPQVVEVLVEGGKASPGPPLGPAIGPLGLNVKQVVDEINKATKDFAGMQVPVKIIVTDPKKKTFEIEVGVPPVSQLIKKELGVPKGSSEPVHSPVGNLTMEQVIRIAKAKADQMLAADLKAAAKEVIGTALSMGVTVEGKDPREVQKEIDEGVYDEIFAKEE from the coding sequence ATGCCACAGGTTGTTGAGGTGCTCGTTGAGGGAGGAAAGGCTTCACCTGGACCACCGCTCGGTCCGGCAATCGGTCCGCTCGGGCTCAACGTCAAGCAGGTCGTCGACGAGATAAACAAGGCCACGAAGGACTTCGCGGGCATGCAGGTTCCCGTCAAGATCATCGTTACGGATCCCAAAAAGAAGACCTTCGAGATAGAGGTTGGTGTTCCACCGGTTAGCCAGCTCATCAAGAAAGAGCTCGGCGTTCCCAAGGGTTCCAGTGAACCGGTTCACAGCCCCGTTGGAAACCTAACCATGGAGCAGGTCATCAGAATAGCGAAGGCCAAGGCGGACCAGATGCTCGCCGCTGACCTCAAGGCCGCGGCGAAGGAGGTCATCGGCACCGCCCTCAGCATGGGCGTCACCGTCGAGGGCAAAGACCCCAGGGAAGTCCAGAAGGAGATTGACGAGGGCGTTTACGACGAGATTTTCGCAAAAGAGGAGTGA
- a CDS encoding transcription elongation factor Spt5 — MSDGRIFTVRVTVGQEETTAKLIYSKVKTYNLPVYAVLAPSKVKGYIFVEAPSKSAVDEAIRGIRHAKGTLPGEVKFGEIEHFLEEKPAVSGFEPGDIVELISGPFKGEKAKVTRVDEAKDEIVVELIGSVVPIPVTVRGEYVRLISKRRKE, encoded by the coding sequence ATGAGCGACGGCAGGATATTCACAGTGCGCGTCACCGTCGGCCAGGAGGAGACCACGGCCAAGCTAATATACAGCAAGGTTAAAACCTACAACCTGCCCGTTTACGCGGTACTCGCTCCGTCGAAGGTGAAGGGTTACATCTTCGTCGAGGCGCCCAGCAAGAGTGCCGTTGACGAGGCTATCAGAGGCATAAGGCACGCGAAGGGCACCCTTCCCGGTGAGGTTAAGTTCGGGGAGATAGAGCACTTCCTCGAGGAGAAGCCTGCCGTGAGCGGCTTCGAGCCCGGTGACATAGTCGAGCTCATCTCCGGGCCCTTCAAAGGCGAGAAGGCAAAGGTCACGAGGGTTGACGAGGCCAAGGACGAGATAGTCGTCGAGCTCATAGGTTCGGTCGTCCCGATACCGGTCACGGTGAGGGGCGAATACGTTAGACTTATAAGCAAACGCCGGAAGGAGTGA
- a CDS encoding protein translocase SEC61 complex subunit gamma: protein MEKLKNFFAESRRVLMVTKKPGMKEFKLATKITGIGMTLIGLIGLVIRLIGYLITGS from the coding sequence ATGGAAAAGCTTAAAAACTTCTTCGCGGAGTCGCGGAGGGTTTTAATGGTCACAAAAAAGCCCGGTATGAAGGAGTTTAAGCTTGCAACGAAGATCACGGGCATTGGAATGACCCTGATCGGTCTTATAGGTCTTGTGATTCGCCTTATCGGCTACCTGATCACCGGTTCCTGA
- the ftsZ gene encoding cell division protein FtsZ: MLKLIEDAIERTSADLTKAPEVQVPQTDVDEELKKILEQIQAKIYVVGVGGAGCNTVNRMMQVGIQGAKIIAVNTDAQDLLKIRAHKKILIGKELTRGLGAGNNPKMGEEAARENERDIREALEGADMVFITCGLGGGTGTGAAPVVAEMAKKMGALTVSVVTLPFTVEGIRRIKNAEYGLERLRKNSDTVIVIPNDKLMEVAPNLPIHMAFKVADEILVQAVKGITELITKPGLVNLDFNDVRAVMKDGGVAMIGIGESDSEKRALEAAQQALNSPLLDVDISGAKGALISISGSDVKLEEAQQVIELVTSKLDPEAQVIWGIQLDEELEKMIRILIVVTGVSSPYAVAEEESQYPLEEGERKIIKLDLEEL; encoded by the coding sequence ATGTTGAAGCTGATTGAAGATGCCATCGAAAGAACCTCTGCCGACCTCACCAAGGCTCCGGAGGTCCAAGTTCCCCAGACGGACGTTGATGAGGAGCTCAAGAAGATCCTGGAGCAGATACAGGCCAAGATCTATGTCGTTGGTGTCGGCGGTGCCGGCTGTAACACCGTTAACAGGATGATGCAGGTTGGCATACAGGGCGCGAAGATAATCGCCGTCAACACGGACGCCCAGGATCTCCTCAAGATCCGCGCCCACAAGAAGATACTCATCGGTAAGGAGCTGACGAGGGGTCTCGGGGCCGGAAACAACCCAAAGATGGGTGAGGAAGCGGCGAGGGAAAACGAAAGGGACATACGAGAGGCCCTTGAAGGCGCCGATATGGTCTTCATCACGTGCGGTCTCGGCGGCGGAACGGGCACGGGTGCCGCTCCAGTGGTTGCCGAGATGGCCAAGAAGATGGGAGCGTTAACCGTCTCGGTCGTCACGTTGCCCTTCACCGTCGAGGGCATAAGGCGCATAAAGAACGCCGAGTACGGTCTCGAGAGGCTCAGGAAGAACAGCGACACCGTCATAGTGATCCCCAACGACAAGCTCATGGAGGTCGCTCCAAACCTGCCCATCCACATGGCCTTCAAGGTCGCCGATGAGATACTCGTTCAGGCCGTCAAGGGCATCACCGAGCTCATCACCAAGCCCGGGCTGGTCAACCTCGACTTCAACGACGTCAGGGCCGTCATGAAGGACGGCGGCGTCGCCATGATAGGAATCGGCGAGAGCGACAGCGAGAAGAGGGCCCTCGAGGCGGCCCAGCAGGCGCTGAACAGCCCGCTCCTTGACGTCGACATAAGCGGTGCCAAGGGCGCCCTCATAAGCATCAGCGGAAGCGACGTCAAGCTCGAGGAGGCCCAGCAGGTAATAGAGCTCGTCACGAGCAAACTCGATCCGGAGGCGCAGGTCATCTGGGGCATCCAGCTCGATGAAGAACTCGAGAAGATGATAAGGATACTGATAGTGGTCACCGGCGTCAGCTCGCCCTACGCGGTTGCGGAGGAGGAGAGCCAGTATCCCCTGGAGGAGGGGGAGAGAAAGATTATTAAGCTCGACCTTGAGGAGCTTTGA
- a CDS encoding D-aminoacyl-tRNA deacylase — MNVIMTTKVDPASMNIKRKLIENFGFKEGERIFDGNSLYQNGKTIILTTNDEMIYYDNLDHEIEKQLGFKPEIIAFASRHSSKKKLPALTVHVTGNWGKAMYGGKDESLAVAQPSAMKLALLKMNELNDLGWLVCYEATHHGPSELEVPSFFIEIGSSEEEWVIDRAGEIIAETIVHVLKNYKKASFPVAVGIGGGHYAPKQTRRALETDIAFGHIAPKYAHPLKKELVLKAIERTVERVEAIYVDWKGSRGETRQMARTLAEELGLEFIRD, encoded by the coding sequence ATGAATGTGATAATGACGACCAAAGTGGATCCAGCATCCATGAATATTAAGAGGAAGCTTATAGAGAATTTCGGATTTAAAGAGGGTGAGAGAATTTTTGATGGAAATTCCCTCTATCAAAACGGAAAAACAATAATCCTGACAACCAATGATGAGATGATTTACTATGACAATCTTGATCATGAAATTGAGAAGCAGCTTGGATTCAAGCCCGAGATCATAGCCTTCGCCTCCAGGCACTCGAGCAAGAAGAAACTGCCGGCGTTAACCGTTCACGTAACGGGGAACTGGGGCAAGGCGATGTACGGCGGGAAAGACGAGAGCCTCGCTGTAGCCCAGCCGAGTGCGATGAAGCTCGCTTTGCTGAAGATGAACGAGCTCAACGACCTCGGATGGCTGGTCTGCTATGAAGCCACCCACCACGGCCCGAGCGAGCTGGAAGTGCCGAGCTTCTTCATCGAGATAGGCTCAAGCGAGGAGGAGTGGGTAATCGACAGGGCAGGGGAGATAATAGCCGAGACGATAGTTCACGTGCTTAAAAACTACAAAAAGGCCAGCTTCCCAGTTGCCGTTGGAATCGGGGGCGGGCACTACGCGCCGAAACAGACGAGGAGGGCACTCGAAACGGACATCGCCTTCGGTCACATCGCCCCCAAATACGCCCACCCGCTTAAGAAGGAGCTGGTTCTTAAAGCGATCGAGAGAACCGTGGAAAGGGTTGAGGCCATATACGTCGACTGGAAGGGTAGCAGGGGCGAAACCAGGCAGATGGCCAGAACCCTCGCCGAAGAACTGGGGCTGGAGTTCATCAGGGATTGA
- a CDS encoding TAXI family TRAP transporter solute-binding subunit — protein sequence MKWKILGIIFVLALGLVVSGCTQQGGTTTSSVEKTKITIYTGGTSGVYFPLGSKYAELLTKYGTVVSAEAVTSGASVANAKAIADGNAQAAILQNDVAYYAYNGLYMFDGNPIKKLKGVAALYPETVQFVVRADSDIKSLEDLKGKKVAIGAPGSGTAVAAEQVLKAAGVWDSIEKVNQKFSEAAQSLKLGQVDAAVIVSGIPTPAVNQIAVQTPVRVLPISDDILNKLKGEGYIFYVRQMVPKGTYNGVDADTPTVAVKAMLAVSADLPDDVVYEMTKILYEHVEDLRAVHQKAKLISLDTALDGMSIPLHPGAIKYYEEKGLTIPSELKG from the coding sequence ATGAAGTGGAAAATTTTGGGAATAATATTTGTTTTGGCCCTTGGTTTGGTTGTTTCGGGCTGCACACAACAAGGAGGAACCACAACCAGCTCCGTCGAAAAGACAAAAATCACAATATACACCGGCGGCACAAGTGGTGTATACTTCCCACTTGGTTCTAAGTATGCAGAGCTCCTAACAAAATACGGTACGGTTGTAAGTGCGGAGGCAGTTACAAGCGGTGCAAGTGTTGCAAATGCTAAAGCCATTGCGGATGGAAACGCCCAAGCTGCCATCCTGCAAAACGACGTTGCATACTATGCATACAATGGATTGTACATGTTCGATGGCAATCCCATAAAGAAGTTAAAGGGTGTTGCCGCGTTATATCCCGAAACAGTGCAATTTGTGGTTAGAGCTGACAGTGATATCAAGAGCCTGGAGGACTTAAAGGGTAAAAAAGTGGCTATCGGTGCTCCTGGAAGCGGTACAGCCGTTGCAGCCGAGCAGGTTCTTAAAGCAGCAGGTGTCTGGGACAGCATTGAGAAGGTCAATCAGAAATTCAGCGAAGCAGCCCAAAGCTTAAAGCTCGGTCAGGTCGATGCGGCGGTTATAGTTTCGGGAATTCCAACTCCTGCAGTTAACCAAATCGCAGTCCAAACACCGGTCAGAGTCCTTCCGATCTCGGATGACATATTGAACAAGCTCAAAGGTGAGGGATACATATTCTACGTTAGACAGATGGTGCCGAAGGGGACGTACAACGGTGTTGACGCGGATACACCAACAGTCGCCGTTAAAGCCATGCTCGCGGTGAGCGCTGATCTTCCGGATGATGTTGTCTACGAAATGACCAAAATACTCTATGAGCACGTTGAGGATCTGAGAGCCGTTCACCAGAAAGCTAAACTGATAAGCCTTGACACAGCGCTGGATGGTATGAGCATACCTCTCCACCCAGGAGCCATTAAGTACTACGAGGAAAAGGGATTAACAATACCAAGCGAACTTAAAGGGTGA
- a CDS encoding DUF1850 domain-containing protein, with protein MILFPVNVLIVSDGNSSHDYILGEKNITIFYIHSVERSEIYEGLKVNRTGIYAVEMKWKDFGAGLPEDIQYMENGYYVKKINIYLGKSLDFWFIPLNRAQISVDGSIIFAPKTETLMKFEVKRCLLIQALLGRC; from the coding sequence ATGATCCTTTTTCCCGTTAATGTACTCATCGTTAGCGACGGGAATTCATCTCATGACTATATTCTGGGGGAAAAGAACATCACAATCTTCTACATACACAGCGTTGAAAGAAGCGAAATATACGAGGGGTTGAAAGTTAACAGGACAGGGATCTATGCCGTCGAAATGAAATGGAAGGACTTCGGTGCAGGATTACCCGAGGACATTCAATACATGGAGAACGGCTACTATGTGAAGAAAATCAACATATACCTCGGAAAGAGTCTGGATTTCTGGTTTATCCCCCTTAATAGGGCTCAAATAAGCGTTGATGGTTCTATTATCTTCGCCCCAAAAACGGAAACACTTATGAAATTCGAAGTGAAGAGATGTTTATTAATACAAGCTCTGTTAGGGAGGTGCTGA